Below is a genomic region from Diabrotica undecimpunctata isolate CICGRU chromosome 7, icDiaUnde3, whole genome shotgun sequence.
TTATAAATTTACAATCTTAGTTATCTATATATACTTAAAAAGTGTAACACATTAGGACCATGTTCCcatataataacaaaaaataataattatgcaaaaacaaaaaatacaataaatcaaACTTGCAAAGTTACAATCTTAGTTGACTACATAAGTTAAGTAGTTCATACACTAAATTATTAGGCACATTTAACATACATCCcatatagtttaaaaaaaattatgcagGATAAAAAGAGACACCTCTGATAATAGAGCCGTTCATTTCATAGAATGTGATAGCAACTTCTTTAGATGTACTTAGTAAATTCTCAGACATATAGTAACAGTGCAATGGCAATTGTTCTTTATCATTTGGGTTATAAAATGAAATTCTAAAATTATAAGAACATTCTGATTCTAAAACAGccacattatttaaatttatataaaaactagTTTCACCATAAGGTATTTGTCCAACATATTTTACAGGTTCAATTACATCTCGTTCACTATCAGAATAACATATTCGAACACAAATCTCTCCATCAAAATGAGGAAGACTATAATTGAGATAAGGAGCTATAGGTGTTCCAATTGATAAACCAAAAATCATCATATTGGCAGCTACTATAAATTCTGAAATAAACTCTTCATGTTGAAGCAAACCTAAACTACTGGCAATTTTAATTCCAGTTCTAAGGTGACAAAAATTTGGGGTAATTGTTGTTTGAAACAACATTGTTGGATCAAATGAATCCTGTGTCCATTCAAAAACATCAATGAGTATCATTAACGTATCTTTAGTAACgttgtctttaatttttgcaCAGTTTGTAAAATCTAAacaatttcttttaaaatatgaaaacatGTTTTCTTCTGTTAGTATTCCAATTATATTGGAAGGTAAAAtagttaatttcttaatttcaCATTCTATTATTCCCCAATTTACCACATTTACTAATAAATTAATGTTGTGaactttaagtttttttaaaatttgatgtACAGTAGAGGGTTTCATATGATAATAACAGTTAAAGACACCATTAAAATAGTTAATGATATCATCTAAACATATTTTCTTCAAATCCACAAGATCATATAAGTCAGAGTACTCATAACTCATCACAAGGTTATTTATAGTCAAATGATTTTTAATATATCCTATGCATATAAATTTTAAGGCATCCAGTAGATATTTATTTGCTATATAATACAGATTCCATGCATTTATCACAGAATAAATATTAATGTTTCCTGTATATATGTATTCCAGTACTTGTTTAAATTCCCCCACCTTCACATCACAAAGTTCTATAACATTTTGAGCCAGATTGCCAAAAAGCATACTCTCAAAAGTTGGACTACTACCGGCTAAAATCAATTTGTGGGCCCCAATTTGCTGACCatctaatttaaaaaaacaatccaCATATTTGTGACTTTTATAAAAACCTAATATACGTTCCATTGTATCATCTGCAGAGGACCGCTTAGGGTTAATGTTATCCTTTCTTTGTCCaactaaaatttaaattatatattttataaattgtgATACTTTGTAAATAATAACTTACGAATAGAGTTAAAATTACACGTTTATAATACACAACACAAACCTAACCACATTTAGCTAAAATAATATCATAATATTATGTACTGATTACTGAACGTGACTGAGACTGAACTGAATGTGTTTGTATATAAACCTTGAACTATCTTATTAGAACAAAGCCAAGGCCAAATTGTAAAATCCAAACAGGTAGAGAAATacatacattttataatttttgtttagtacaaaatGTAATACTTACTATTATGTGTTCAATGATTCATTGGAATTTCCGGATCTTTCCCGTATTTCAAATCGACGAATCTACCTTGACTTTATGTTAAGACTATTAAggataataattaatatttttgtttttgaaaattaCAATTCCAAATTCAATTTggccaattaaaaaaaattcatgaaaGTGGGTAATGACGTAATGAGTTCTATTAAATTAATTCAATATTCAATAACCTAGAGGTCGAACCATAGATGTAGCATGAGATGTAGAAAAAGAACTCCCGGAAAATAAGCGAAGTTGATCTTTTAAAGTTTAGTGTGGATGTTGTTTGCTAGGAATCCACAAATAAGGGgacaaaaaaatgtaaacaacgtTTGAACTTTTCTCATTTTCGCCACGTGCATTCATTGTTCCTTTTTCATTTCAACTGCTCAACATTCAGTTTCGTACATTATAGCTGCTCTTATGgcctgttttatagaattttcccttcagctttattggaattttatatttgtatatacatatatatgtatacttatatttaaaatttccagaacgtcaaccttagagttcaaattttcctaacacagctaataatacgaaactcaTACGAAACTgttcgatctttcataggcgtcaacatggtagaataatcagaaaaatgtaatcatcattatattgggaattttagaattttattgattaaataaccaaaaatatttgttattattaataatataaattttatgaaataactctttgtctaatattccacaaaataataattttaattaaatatattagacaattgtacgcaactgatatagaaatacttcaaattttttgacagttcagcgtgttgtgtgcaaaattgtttaaagtgttgccgcttttttaaagtaagaattttgtttatgttttgatttcttacacaatttgatcataatatattatatattaataaattgtatttataaatacatattaaatttaggttaataactttaaaaactaattattgttgtgtattgtgattgtgctatgccaaaacaaataaatagtctgtaaaaagctgataagctttcatataagattattttgaacaagaaataatggcgggacgtttttattattcatgctctaaaagtggtaagtttaaaatttagaatatataattttgtattaaaatgttttcttatgtatttttgggtgttgcagtaatcttaaaactaagtgtatttactgttaatataatagtttgacatatagttgacattttaaaaattcctcacttagtaactattctgatgttttggcaacgctgtggggttctgacgtcgtaaatcttgaataacGTGCACAAcgcgtgcacgcatttttataggaaaaatactatatatatatatatatatatatatatatatatatatatatatatatatatatatatatatatatatatatatatatatatatatatatatatatatatatatatatatatatatatatatatatatatatatatatatatatatatatatatatatatatatatatatatatatatatatatatatatatatatatatatatatatata
It encodes:
- the LOC140446846 gene encoding BTB/POZ domain-containing protein 3, coding for MERILGFYKSHKYVDCFFKLDGQQIGAHKLILAGSSPTFESMLFGNLAQNVIELCDVKVGEFKQVLEYIYTGNINIYSVINAWNLYYIANKYLLDALKFICIGYIKNHLTINNLVMSYEYSDLYDLVDLKKICLDDIINYFNGVFNCYYHMKPSTVHQILKKLKVHNINLLVNVVNWGIIECEIKKLTILPSNIIGILTEENMFSYFKRNCLDFTNCAKIKDNVTKDTLMILIDVFEWTQDSFDPTMLFQTTITPNFCHLRTGIKIASSLGLLQHEEFISEFIVAANMMIFGLSIGTPIAPYLNYSLPHFDGEICVRICYSDSERDVIEPVKYVGQIPYGETSFYINLNNVAVLESECSYNFRISFYNPNDKEQLPLHCYYMSENLLSTSKEVAITFYEMNGSIIRGVSFYPA